In Cellvibrio polysaccharolyticus, a genomic segment contains:
- the prsK gene encoding XrtA/PEP-CTERM system histidine kinase PrsK gives MEYNSVTFTAYLSAAIVAGLLTLTYGYHHYRKQNICLLMAAAAVHTLNLSLIALSFHQWAFPVLWLLFVECLHYSIWILALALLLRAYAPRQHMPLSLKILFGLAWPITLLAFASALLGFQYVINLSAWLPLLLAVIGLVSVEQLLRHAAANDRQIKLLCINLSVLFFYDIYLYTHTLIFQTFDPLLWQARAAVSLAICLFLALGSLLLLQPGHRNANITLSRPIVFYTTSLIGIGLLISLVSLGGYYVRANSGNWGTVIYSFMLIAAILLLLTVFISRSIRARLSVLIDKHLFRHKYDYRTEWLRLINYLAQPAESREANQRAFYAIASVTKASGGAIWIHQQGFYEQVYQHRIPESTQFPNEPDESPFCRALKESEWVFFPDSGDNEALSQNNELLPEWTRSIPQLWLIFPLIVADELVGFMALTKPPAGDATLTWEDLDLLKTMGRQLASYLKRHKQAEQLAEGRQFDTYNKLVAFIIHDLNNLIAQQALVVRNAERHKSNPAFIEDAIQTISNSVDRMNHLLKKLRRDESDMVQRLYLKDVMQQALSECQRKTPILTTDIQDGGRSIQADQVRMVMTITHFIKNAQEATPDEGSVHVTLRCNNDRVIITIEDTGSGMDRDFIHNRLFKPFETTKSGKGMGIGVYLSREYISELGGTLAVDSVVGTGTSITMTLPLNKD, from the coding sequence ATGGAATATAACAGCGTCACCTTTACCGCCTACCTGAGCGCCGCCATTGTTGCCGGTTTATTGACCCTCACGTACGGCTACCACCATTACCGCAAACAGAACATCTGCTTGCTGATGGCGGCAGCAGCGGTACATACGCTGAATCTGTCATTGATCGCCCTGTCATTTCACCAGTGGGCTTTCCCGGTGTTGTGGTTGTTGTTTGTTGAATGCCTGCATTACAGCATCTGGATTCTCGCGTTGGCGCTGTTGCTGCGGGCCTACGCCCCCCGACAACATATGCCGCTCAGCCTGAAAATTCTCTTTGGCCTTGCCTGGCCGATCACCTTGCTGGCCTTCGCTTCGGCGCTGCTGGGGTTTCAATACGTTATCAACCTGTCAGCATGGTTGCCGTTGTTGCTGGCAGTGATTGGCCTGGTCAGTGTTGAACAGCTGCTGCGCCACGCGGCGGCCAATGATCGGCAGATCAAACTCCTGTGCATCAACCTGTCGGTATTGTTTTTCTACGACATTTACCTGTACACCCACACGCTGATTTTTCAGACCTTCGACCCGTTATTGTGGCAAGCCCGAGCAGCCGTATCGCTGGCAATTTGCCTGTTCCTGGCACTGGGCAGCCTGTTGCTGCTGCAACCGGGCCATCGCAACGCCAATATCACCCTGTCACGCCCTATCGTTTTTTACACTACGTCATTGATTGGTATCGGGCTGCTCATCAGCCTGGTGTCATTGGGTGGATATTATGTGCGCGCCAACAGTGGCAACTGGGGCACAGTGATTTACAGCTTTATGCTGATTGCCGCCATCCTGCTGTTGCTGACGGTATTTATCTCCCGCAGCATTCGCGCCCGCCTTTCGGTATTGATCGATAAACACCTGTTCCGCCACAAGTACGATTACCGCACCGAGTGGCTGCGCCTGATTAACTATTTGGCGCAACCGGCAGAAAGCCGTGAAGCCAATCAGCGGGCTTTTTATGCGATTGCGTCGGTTACCAAGGCCTCTGGCGGCGCCATCTGGATTCATCAACAGGGCTTTTACGAGCAGGTGTATCAGCACCGTATTCCCGAGTCGACCCAGTTCCCCAACGAGCCGGATGAAAGCCCGTTTTGCCGTGCGCTCAAGGAATCGGAATGGGTGTTTTTTCCGGACAGCGGCGATAACGAAGCACTTAGCCAGAATAACGAGTTGCTACCGGAATGGACGCGCAGTATTCCCCAGCTCTGGCTGATATTCCCGCTGATTGTTGCTGATGAGCTGGTAGGTTTTATGGCGCTGACCAAACCACCGGCCGGCGATGCCACCCTGACCTGGGAAGATCTGGACTTGCTCAAAACCATGGGCCGACAGCTTGCCAGCTATTTGAAACGGCACAAACAAGCGGAACAACTGGCGGAAGGGCGGCAGTTTGATACCTACAATAAGTTGGTCGCCTTTATTATTCATGACCTGAACAACCTGATTGCACAACAAGCGCTGGTGGTGCGCAATGCCGAACGCCACAAGAGCAACCCGGCATTTATTGAAGATGCGATTCAAACCATCAGTAATTCGGTGGATCGCATGAATCATTTGCTGAAAAAATTACGCCGCGATGAATCGGATATGGTGCAGCGTCTGTATTTAAAAGATGTTATGCAGCAGGCATTAAGTGAGTGTCAGCGTAAAACGCCTATACTCACTACCGACATACAGGACGGAGGCCGCAGCATTCAAGCGGATCAGGTGCGCATGGTTATGACCATCACCCACTTCATCAAGAATGCCCAGGAAGCGACCCCGGACGAAGGCAGCGTTCATGTTACACTTCGCTGCAATAATGACCGGGTCATTATCACCATTGAAGACACCGGCTCCGGGATGGATCGGGATTTTATCCATAACCGGCTGTTCAAGCCTTTTGAAACGACCAAGTCGGGCAAAGGCATGGGCATCGGGGTTTATCTTTCCCGGGAATATATCAGCGAGCTGGGCGGCACCCTGGCAGTAGACAGCGTAGTCGGCACAGGAACGTCCATCACCATGACTTTGCCGCTGAATAAGGACTGA
- a CDS encoding c-type cytochrome encodes MKKAFGMVLVVGLLAASGIASSQSSTHAEEIKARIAPVGTVCMSGDECAAAPAAPASAEPRSGKEVYDATCGTCHAIGVSGAPKFGNAGEWAPRIAQGIEVLYTHAFDGLNAMPARGLCMNCSDDELKAAVDYMVDSAK; translated from the coding sequence ATGAAGAAAGCGTTCGGTATGGTGTTGGTTGTAGGTCTATTGGCTGCTTCGGGAATTGCATCCAGCCAGTCCTCCACCCATGCCGAAGAGATTAAAGCCCGTATTGCACCGGTTGGTACCGTTTGCATGTCCGGAGATGAATGTGCGGCAGCACCGGCGGCACCTGCCAGTGCAGAACCGAGAAGCGGTAAGGAAGTGTACGACGCAACTTGCGGTACCTGCCACGCTATCGGCGTATCGGGCGCTCCCAAATTTGGTAATGCCGGTGAGTGGGCTCCGCGTATCGCGCAAGGTATCGAGGTGCTCTACACCCACGCCTTCGACGGTCTGAATGCGATGCCGGCTCGCGGTTTGTGTATGAATTGTTCCGATGACGAACTGAAAGCAGCGGTTGACTACATGGTCGACTCTGCGAAGTAA
- the rep gene encoding DNA helicase Rep, with protein sequence MTQLNPRQKEAVLYVDGPCLVLAGAGSGKTSVITRKIAYLIRDCELPARHIAALTFTNKAAREMKERVSSLVKGSASKGLTVSTFHNLGLNVIRRESKILGFKPGFSIFDADDARALLKELMLKEGELDNDHIDLVQNQISRWKNDLITGEQALAIAQSPAERTIARIYQRYNQALKAYNAVDFDDLILIPVNLFASNPEVLARWQRKIRYLLVDEYQDTNSSQYLLVRLLVGDRGALTVVGDDDQSIYAWRGARPENMSLLKQDFPTLKVIKLEQNYRSTSRILRVANHLIAHNPHEFDKALWSEMGLGDSIRVIRCNNEDAEAERVATEILTDRIRFQRQFRDYAILYRGNHQARLLEIKLQHHQVPYRISGGSSFFAKTEIKDIMAYLRLVVNPDDDNAFLRIINTPRRQIGTSILETLGNYAGERHISLYAASQEIGFISQLTDKNSERLQRFTHWLKQVTDRCHGEHPITAVREMIEDIDYEGWLHQNAASSKAAEKRMENVLYLVESLQKTLERAEENDDASETPMKDAIAKLVLRDLMERQEEEDDSDQVQLMTLHASKGLEFPYVYMVGLEEELLPHRNSIEDNNIEEERRLTYVGITRARKNLTMTLAGKRKQYGEISETTPSRFLDELPAEDIEREGFGQSSPEKNIAKGEETLSSLLNLFD encoded by the coding sequence GTGACTCAGCTCAACCCCCGTCAAAAAGAAGCCGTTTTGTATGTCGATGGCCCCTGTCTGGTACTGGCCGGTGCCGGTAGTGGCAAGACCAGTGTGATCACACGCAAAATTGCTTATCTGATCCGCGATTGCGAATTACCCGCACGGCATATTGCTGCGCTGACATTTACCAATAAAGCCGCACGGGAGATGAAAGAGCGCGTCAGTTCGTTGGTAAAAGGTAGCGCATCCAAAGGATTAACAGTCTCCACATTTCACAATTTGGGATTAAATGTTATCCGGCGCGAATCAAAAATCCTCGGATTCAAACCGGGTTTTTCCATTTTTGATGCTGATGATGCACGGGCTTTATTAAAAGAGTTGATGCTGAAAGAAGGCGAGCTGGATAACGATCATATTGATCTGGTGCAGAACCAGATCTCTCGCTGGAAGAATGATCTCATCACCGGTGAGCAAGCGCTTGCTATCGCGCAAAGCCCCGCGGAGCGAACCATCGCGCGCATTTATCAACGCTATAACCAGGCGCTGAAAGCCTATAACGCGGTGGATTTTGATGATTTGATTTTGATCCCGGTGAATCTGTTTGCCAGCAATCCGGAGGTGCTGGCGCGCTGGCAACGAAAAATTCGCTACCTGTTGGTAGACGAATATCAGGACACCAACTCAAGCCAATATTTATTGGTTCGCTTGCTGGTGGGAGATCGCGGTGCACTGACTGTGGTCGGTGACGATGATCAGTCTATTTATGCCTGGCGGGGTGCGCGGCCGGAAAATATGTCGCTACTCAAACAGGACTTCCCGACGCTGAAGGTGATCAAGCTGGAGCAAAATTACCGCTCTACCAGCCGCATTTTGCGGGTCGCCAACCATCTTATCGCCCACAATCCGCACGAGTTTGATAAAGCCCTGTGGAGCGAGATGGGGCTGGGCGATAGCATTCGGGTTATCCGCTGTAATAATGAAGATGCCGAGGCGGAGCGGGTGGCGACGGAAATTCTCACCGATCGCATTCGCTTCCAGCGCCAGTTTCGCGACTACGCCATCCTTTATCGCGGCAACCATCAGGCGCGCCTGCTGGAAATAAAATTGCAGCATCATCAGGTTCCCTACCGCATCAGCGGTGGTTCGTCTTTTTTTGCCAAAACCGAAATCAAGGACATCATGGCCTATCTGCGGCTGGTGGTGAACCCGGATGATGACAACGCCTTTTTGCGCATCATTAATACCCCGCGCCGCCAGATCGGCACCAGTATTCTGGAAACGCTGGGTAACTACGCCGGCGAGCGCCATATCAGCCTTTACGCGGCCAGCCAGGAAATCGGCTTTATCAGCCAGCTGACCGACAAAAACAGTGAACGCCTTCAACGCTTTACTCATTGGCTGAAACAGGTAACGGATCGTTGCCATGGCGAACACCCCATAACAGCCGTGCGGGAGATGATTGAAGACATCGACTACGAAGGCTGGCTGCACCAGAACGCCGCCAGTAGCAAAGCTGCGGAAAAACGCATGGAGAATGTGCTTTATCTGGTCGAATCGCTGCAAAAAACCTTGGAACGTGCAGAAGAAAACGATGACGCGTCGGAAACGCCGATGAAAGACGCTATCGCCAAACTGGTGCTGCGCGACTTAATGGAGCGTCAGGAAGAGGAAGATGACAGTGACCAGGTGCAGCTGATGACCTTGCACGCTTCCAAAGGGCTGGAATTCCCCTACGTGTATATGGTGGGCCTGGAAGAAGAGTTGCTGCCGCATCGCAACAGTATTGAAGACAACAATATAGAAGAAGAACGACGACTGACTTACGTGGGTATTACCCGCGCCCGCAAAAACCTGACCATGACGCTGGCCGGCAAGCGCAAACAATACGGCGAGATCAGCGAAACCACCCCCAGCCGTTTTCTCGACGAGCTGCCGGCAGAAGATATCGAGCGGGAAGGTTTTGGGCAGTCAAGCCCGGAGAAGAATATTGCCAAAGGCGAGGAAACACTGAGCAGTTTGTTGAACCTGTTTGACTGA
- a CDS encoding two-component system response regulator — MENVIKILFVDREQGEYLLIADVLAQVRHVRYQLTWCHQLTDAMALIMSSEYDVVLLDYYWGEFNTRDLLNTARLQACQTPIVVMTHEMETEVDREVIRAGASDYLIKDAIDAQLLDRTIRYAIERKQSELHLARLAHYDTLTEIPNRLLFRDRLEHAIRLAERDSTSFSLLFIDLNGFKQVNDTFGHDAGDALIRICAERLHDTIRKSDTVARMGGDEFTLLLQNINHTSDVAHIAQKVIEVLSAPAHINGYDVVVGCSIGVAIYPGAGQNADTLLKNADIAMYKAKQEEGSAFCFFTDAMNREVRRQLKLESDLRQALRKEQLFIQYQPRVDMHSGRIIALEAQLRWAHPERGVLNASEFMSIAEDTGLITAIGYRVIRQACSDLKKIHRLFGEEIVMSINLSVRQFKDDHLVQVISEIFTETGMGPGDIEFELTETTLMENIDMVSLCMRPLAVFGINFTLSNFGTGNSSFLHLQRLPISAVKIDAQFMAELQRSRNDRRLILAMINLAKNLGRIVIADGVDDAMQKDWLEKTGCDQMQGLYFYPPKSIDDIVELLQLNYQIA; from the coding sequence ATGGAAAATGTTATAAAAATCCTGTTTGTTGATCGTGAGCAGGGCGAATACCTGTTGATTGCTGATGTGCTGGCGCAGGTTCGGCATGTGCGTTATCAGCTCACCTGGTGCCATCAATTAACCGATGCCATGGCGTTGATCATGTCATCGGAATATGACGTGGTATTACTCGACTACTACTGGGGTGAATTCAACACCCGGGATTTGTTGAACACCGCACGTTTGCAAGCCTGCCAGACACCTATCGTGGTGATGACCCATGAGATGGAAACCGAGGTTGACCGCGAGGTGATTCGTGCCGGTGCGTCTGACTACCTCATCAAGGATGCTATCGACGCGCAGCTGCTTGACCGCACCATTCGCTACGCCATTGAACGCAAACAAAGTGAATTGCACCTTGCCCGCCTGGCGCATTACGACACCCTTACTGAAATTCCCAACCGTTTGTTATTCCGCGACCGCCTGGAGCACGCGATTCGTTTGGCGGAGCGCGACAGTACCTCTTTTTCGTTGTTGTTTATCGACCTCAATGGATTCAAGCAGGTTAACGACACTTTCGGCCATGATGCCGGCGATGCGCTGATCCGGATTTGTGCCGAGCGGCTGCACGACACCATTCGCAAAAGCGATACCGTTGCCCGTATGGGCGGTGATGAATTTACGTTATTGTTACAAAATATTAATCACACCAGCGATGTGGCTCATATCGCACAAAAAGTGATTGAGGTGCTCTCGGCTCCGGCGCATATCAACGGCTACGATGTGGTCGTGGGCTGCAGTATTGGTGTGGCGATTTACCCTGGCGCCGGTCAGAATGCCGATACCTTGCTGAAAAATGCTGACATTGCCATGTACAAGGCGAAGCAGGAAGAGGGCAGTGCGTTCTGTTTTTTCACCGACGCCATGAATCGCGAGGTGCGCCGGCAATTAAAACTCGAATCCGATTTGCGCCAGGCGCTGCGCAAAGAGCAACTGTTTATTCAATACCAGCCGCGTGTCGATATGCACTCCGGTCGTATCATTGCGCTTGAAGCGCAATTGCGCTGGGCGCATCCGGAGCGCGGTGTATTAAATGCCAGCGAGTTTATGTCTATCGCGGAAGATACCGGTTTAATTACCGCGATCGGTTACCGTGTTATTCGTCAGGCCTGCTCCGATCTGAAAAAAATTCACCGTTTGTTTGGTGAAGAAATTGTCATGTCGATCAATCTCTCGGTGCGCCAATTCAAAGACGATCATCTGGTGCAGGTTATTTCAGAAATATTTACTGAAACCGGAATGGGGCCAGGTGATATTGAATTTGAATTGACTGAAACCACCCTGATGGAAAATATCGACATGGTCAGCCTGTGTATGCGTCCACTGGCGGTGTTCGGTATTAATTTTACGCTCAGTAATTTTGGTACCGGCAACTCTTCTTTTCTGCATTTGCAGCGGCTGCCGATCAGTGCGGTTAAAATTGATGCGCAATTTATGGCAGAGTTACAGCGCAGCCGTAATGACCGCCGTTTGATTCTGGCGATGATTAACCTCGCGAAAAACCTCGGCCGTATTGTGATTGCAGACGGCGTGGATGATGCTATGCAAAAAGACTGGCTGGAAAAAACCGGTTGCGATCAAATGCAAGGTCTTTATTTTTACCCCCCTAAAAGCATCGACGATATTGTTGAGCTGTTGCAGCTGAATTATCAAATCGCCTGA
- a CDS encoding YifB family Mg chelatase-like AAA ATPase, protein MSLAIVYTRAKLGIEAPLVTVEVHLSNGLPGLSIVGMPETAVKESKDRVRSAILNSHLEFPARRITVNLAPADLPKEGSRFDLAIALGILAASGQLPAAALDDYEFIGELALSGDLRGVDAALPAALACSRADRQLIIAQANASEAALSRATKVFSAENLLQVCAHLHQREFLFQQAPDIPPLQITDKDIADVKGQYQAKRALEVAAAGGHNLLLYGPPGTGKSMLAHRLPGILPPLDEQDAIEVAAIYSIASRKQRQHWYERPFRSPHHTTSAIALAGGGSNPKPGEISLAHHGILFLDELPEFSRHVLEVLREPLENGAVSISRARAQVTFPAHFQLIAAMNPCPCGYHGSERCQCTPEQVRRYRQKISGPLLDRIDMHIPVRALKCGEVHQPRNGDSSAVVQQRVIEARKTQLQRQGKLNRALSASELEDICALDKAQQHLLDDAIEKLGLSTRALHRILKLALTLADLQGKSRPDQQTISEALGYRTLDRVRFQ, encoded by the coding sequence ATGTCTCTCGCCATTGTTTATACCCGGGCGAAGCTGGGTATTGAAGCACCGCTGGTTACGGTTGAAGTGCATCTTTCCAACGGCTTGCCCGGCCTGTCGATTGTCGGCATGCCGGAAACCGCGGTTAAGGAAAGCAAGGATCGCGTGCGTAGCGCCATTCTTAACAGTCACCTGGAATTTCCTGCACGACGCATTACCGTCAATCTCGCACCGGCTGATTTACCCAAAGAAGGCAGCCGTTTTGATCTCGCCATCGCACTGGGCATTCTCGCCGCCTCCGGCCAACTGCCCGCCGCCGCACTTGATGATTACGAATTTATTGGGGAACTGGCACTGTCGGGCGATTTGCGCGGTGTCGATGCCGCTTTGCCCGCCGCACTCGCTTGCAGCCGCGCTGATCGGCAATTAATTATTGCGCAAGCAAATGCCAGCGAAGCCGCATTGAGTCGGGCTACCAAAGTTTTTTCTGCAGAAAATTTATTGCAAGTGTGCGCGCATTTGCATCAGCGGGAGTTTTTATTTCAGCAAGCACCCGACATTCCGCCACTGCAAATAACTGATAAAGATATTGCCGATGTTAAAGGCCAGTACCAAGCAAAACGCGCACTGGAAGTCGCCGCTGCCGGTGGTCATAACCTGTTACTCTACGGACCACCCGGCACCGGAAAAAGTATGCTGGCGCATCGGCTGCCGGGCATATTACCGCCACTCGATGAGCAGGATGCGATTGAGGTAGCGGCGATTTATTCCATTGCCAGCCGCAAGCAACGCCAACATTGGTACGAGCGCCCGTTTCGATCACCGCACCATACAACGTCGGCCATTGCACTGGCCGGCGGTGGCAGCAATCCCAAACCTGGCGAAATTTCGTTAGCGCACCACGGCATTCTATTTTTAGATGAATTGCCCGAATTTTCCCGCCATGTATTGGAAGTATTACGCGAGCCGCTGGAGAACGGCGCGGTTTCCATATCACGGGCGCGAGCACAGGTTACCTTTCCTGCCCACTTTCAATTAATTGCGGCAATGAACCCTTGCCCTTGTGGCTATCACGGCAGCGAGCGTTGCCAATGCACACCGGAGCAAGTAAGGCGCTATCGACAAAAAATTTCCGGGCCACTGCTGGATCGTATTGATATGCATATTCCGGTGCGCGCGCTGAAATGTGGTGAGGTGCATCAACCGAGAAATGGCGACAGCAGTGCGGTGGTACAGCAGCGGGTTATTGAGGCAAGAAAAACCCAGCTGCAACGCCAGGGGAAATTAAACCGGGCATTATCGGCCTCGGAGCTGGAAGACATTTGCGCGCTCGACAAAGCACAACAGCATTTGCTGGATGATGCGATTGAAAAATTAGGGCTCTCTACCCGCGCCCTGCACCGTATTTTAAAACTGGCGCTAACGCTGGCCGACCTGCAAGGAAAATCCAGGCCGGATCAGCAAACTATTTCAGAAGCACTGGGTTATCGCACCCTGGATCGGGTGCGTTTTCAGTGA
- a CDS encoding accessory factor UbiK family protein, with protein sequence MLQDFTKRLSDELQSRIAGLDQSLPARELNAALQAALRKMDLVTREEFDAQAAVLQRTRQRLEALEQQLQTWEAQQATREEKNTDA encoded by the coding sequence ATGTTGCAGGATTTCACCAAACGACTCTCCGATGAATTGCAAAGCCGCATCGCCGGGCTCGACCAATCCTTACCGGCGCGGGAACTGAATGCCGCCTTGCAGGCAGCGCTGCGCAAAATGGATTTGGTAACCCGCGAAGAGTTTGACGCACAGGCGGCGGTGCTGCAGCGCACCCGGCAACGTCTGGAAGCGCTGGAGCAACAATTGCAAACCTGGGAAGCCCAACAAGCCACCCGCGAAGAGAAAAATACAGACGCCTGA
- a CDS encoding P-II family nitrogen regulator — translation MKLVTAIIKPFKLDVVREALSDVGVHGMTVTEVKGFGRQKGHSELYRGAEYVVDFLPKTRIDIAIAEDQVETVVEAITRAANSNKIGDGKIFISTLEQVVRIRTGETGAQAL, via the coding sequence ATGAAACTGGTAACAGCGATTATCAAACCGTTCAAGCTTGACGTAGTGCGTGAAGCACTGTCTGACGTCGGCGTGCACGGGATGACAGTCACCGAAGTGAAAGGCTTCGGGCGACAAAAAGGTCATTCGGAGTTGTATCGTGGTGCTGAATATGTGGTGGATTTTTTACCGAAAACCCGCATTGACATCGCCATTGCAGAAGACCAGGTGGAAACGGTTGTAGAAGCCATAACCCGTGCAGCCAATAGCAATAAAATCGGCGACGGGAAAATTTTCATCTCCACCCTTGAGCAGGTGGTAAGAATTCGCACCGGTGAAACCGGCGCACAAGCGTTGTAA
- a CDS encoding ammonium transporter, with protein MEENIFHLQYALDTFYFVICGALVFWMAAGFAMLEAGLVRSKNTTEILAKNVGLFAISCTMYLVCGYAIMYGGNIFVSGIQEVDVAATLGEFAERGDFTGDSIYSGASDFFFQVMFAATAMSIVSGAVAERMKLWPFLAFAAIMAGVIYPMEGAWTWNGDDVFGLFNLGELGFSDFAGSGIVHLAGASAALAGVLLLGARKGKYGPNGQINAITGANLPLATLGTFILWMGWFGFNGGSVLKLGDVGSANSVAMVFLNTNAAAAGGLATAMIVARLLFGKADLTMTLNGALAGLVAITAEPSTPTAFQALLIGSCGGALVIFAILGLDKLKIDDPVGAISVHGVVGIFGLLVVPLTNSDATFVGQIVGGLTIFVWVFGASLIIWSILKAVFGIRVSEEEEFEGSDIAECGMEAYPEFTNK; from the coding sequence ATGGAAGAGAACATTTTTCATCTGCAGTACGCCTTGGACACATTCTATTTTGTGATCTGTGGTGCACTGGTATTCTGGATGGCAGCCGGTTTTGCAATGTTGGAAGCGGGTCTGGTGCGTTCAAAAAACACCACTGAAATTCTGGCCAAGAACGTTGGCTTGTTTGCTATTTCCTGCACCATGTATCTGGTGTGTGGTTACGCGATTATGTACGGCGGCAACATTTTTGTTTCCGGTATTCAGGAAGTAGACGTTGCTGCAACGCTGGGTGAATTTGCCGAGCGCGGTGATTTTACCGGTGACTCTATTTACTCGGGCGCATCCGACTTTTTCTTCCAGGTCATGTTTGCTGCTACCGCCATGTCTATCGTGTCCGGTGCTGTGGCCGAGCGTATGAAGCTGTGGCCGTTCCTCGCGTTCGCTGCGATTATGGCCGGCGTGATCTATCCGATGGAAGGTGCCTGGACGTGGAATGGCGACGACGTATTCGGTCTGTTCAATCTGGGTGAGCTTGGTTTCTCTGACTTCGCAGGTTCCGGTATTGTTCACCTGGCAGGTGCTTCTGCTGCGCTGGCCGGTGTTCTGTTGCTGGGTGCCCGTAAAGGAAAGTATGGCCCTAACGGTCAAATCAACGCCATCACCGGTGCCAACCTGCCGCTGGCAACCCTCGGTACCTTCATCCTGTGGATGGGCTGGTTCGGTTTCAACGGTGGTTCTGTACTGAAGCTGGGCGATGTGGGCAGTGCCAACTCCGTAGCGATGGTCTTCCTGAACACCAACGCTGCTGCTGCCGGTGGTCTGGCCACTGCGATGATCGTTGCCCGTCTGTTGTTTGGTAAAGCTGATCTGACCATGACCCTTAACGGTGCATTGGCTGGTCTGGTAGCGATTACTGCCGAACCTTCTACCCCGACTGCTTTCCAGGCACTGTTGATCGGTTCTTGTGGTGGTGCGCTGGTAATCTTCGCCATCCTCGGTCTGGACAAACTGAAAATTGATGACCCGGTGGGTGCTATCTCTGTGCACGGTGTAGTTGGTATCTTCGGTCTGCTGGTTGTACCTTTAACCAACAGCGATGCCACCTTCGTTGGACAGATTGTTGGCGGCTTGACCATCTTCGTCTGGGTGTTCGGTGCCAGCTTGATTATCTGGAGCATTCTCAAAGCTGTCTTCGGTATCCGCGTCAGCGAAGAAGAAGAGTTTGAAGGCTCTGATATTGCTGAATGTGGTATGGAAGCTTATCCGGAATTTACCAACAAATAA
- a CDS encoding P-II family nitrogen regulator, whose amino-acid sequence MKLITAVVKPFKLDDVRTALSEVGVQGMTVTEVKGFGRQKGHTELYRGAEYVVDFLPKVKLELAVDDALVEQAVEAITKAAQTGKIGDGKIFITPLEEIIRIRTGETGPDAI is encoded by the coding sequence ATGAAATTGATTACTGCAGTTGTAAAACCTTTCAAACTGGATGACGTGCGTACAGCATTGTCCGAAGTGGGTGTTCAAGGGATGACTGTGACTGAAGTCAAAGGCTTTGGTCGTCAAAAGGGACACACCGAGCTTTACCGTGGTGCAGAATACGTTGTAGATTTTTTGCCCAAGGTTAAATTGGAGCTGGCGGTAGACGACGCCTTGGTTGAGCAGGCGGTAGAAGCCATCACCAAAGCAGCGCAAACCGGAAAAATCGGTGATGGTAAAATCTTTATTACACCGCTTGAAGAAATTATTCGTATTCGTACCGGAGAAACCGGACCGGATGCGATTTAA